The following coding sequences are from one Phoenix dactylifera cultivar Barhee BC4 unplaced genomic scaffold, palm_55x_up_171113_PBpolish2nd_filt_p 000602F, whole genome shotgun sequence window:
- the LOC103696496 gene encoding F-box/LRR-repeat protein At3g48880-like: MADTKSIGKRWEDMDIDVLVKMFKELNMIELAPVSQVCRSWRLACSDPLIWNTLDLGLLKSNFIPTRASPYIWVNERSDRRLTQVLRIAMALSRGNVTCMIYHYNLYMNDEHLSYIVERSPHLKRLVMPAWNRITKAGIRRAIQRWEKLESLTMPAIAHPPYILEAISRSCKNFSELKIMGTFDVYFASAIASSLPKLKVLSVRCSIISKEALLLILNVMDNLEVLNISHCLLEGHTAAGQKQVFRELDHSICERASRLREFFHCQSSSCTTCRRMIKDEGFMRWYQYETWFWRQDEVSSLDLGDYGRLFDEDMSKRLQD; the protein is encoded by the exons ATGGCAGACACTAAATCTATTGGTAAGAGGTGGGAAGACATGGACATTGATGTCCTAGTGAAGATGTTCAAGGAATTGAACATGATTGAGCTGGCTCCAGTTTCTCAAGTTTGTCGGTCATGGCGCTTGGCTTGTTCAGATCCATTGATATGGAACACTCTTGATCTAGGGCTTTTGAAATCTAATTTTATTCCAACCAGGGCATCACCATACATCTGGGTGAATGAAAGGTCTGACCGGAGGCTGACACAAGTATTGAGGATTGCAATGGCGCTCAGTCGTGGAAATGTGACCTGCATGATATACCACTATAATCTATATATGAACGATGAGCATCTGAGTTACATTGTTGAGAG GTCTCCTCATCTCAAACGACTAGTTATGCCAGCTTGGAACCGCATCACTAAAGCTGGTATCCGTCGGGCTATACAGAGGTGGGAAAAGCTGGAATCGCTGACAATGCCTGCAATCGCTCATCCCCCTTATATCTTGGAAGCAATAAGCAGGAGCTGCAAAAACTTCTCAGAACTCAAGATCATGGGTACTTTTGATGTGTACTTTGCGTCAGCTATTGCTTCCAGTCTTCCAAAGCTGAAAGTGTTAAGCGTGCGATGCTCTATAATTTCAAAGGAAGCCCTGCTGCTTATTTTGAACGTCATGGATAATCTGGAGGTACTCAATATATCTCACTGCCTTCTGGAGGGGCACACAGCTGCAGGACAGAAACAGGTGTTCAGGGAACTAGACCACTCCATTTGTGAAAGAGCTTCCAGGTTACGTGAATTCTTCCACTGTCAGAGCAGCTCATGCACTACATGTCGGAGGATGATCAAGGATGAAGGTTTTATGAGGTGGTACCAGTATGAAACCTGGTTTTGGCGCCAGGATGAGGTGAGCTCTCTTGATTTGGGAGATTATGGAAGGTTGTTTGATGAGGACATGAGCAAAAGGTTGCAAGACTGA